In the genome of Pseudoliparis swirei isolate HS2019 ecotype Mariana Trench chromosome 3, NWPU_hadal_v1, whole genome shotgun sequence, one region contains:
- the LOC130191831 gene encoding LOW QUALITY PROTEIN: SLAIN motif-containing protein-like (The sequence of the model RefSeq protein was modified relative to this genomic sequence to represent the inferred CDS: inserted 1 base in 1 codon; substituted 1 base at 1 genomic stop codon), with amino-acid sequence MDLQNQVAGDWSQYFSNQPPVEFDTIANHHLLCSELRGRPVRLEGNSDPYCRIWKDAEQASVRNCNNRSFAMDARIRLNDLKSGCNSPLPCGATEGMYNYNCQKDRWDREEPREEESALDXELLDVEDEVQDEESCVPHRLYESPKRQVCVERSGSALRWCRHVLDDPSPETKAACRSLINRLDRRSSCPFCRGPAGXLHHVGFIRDKTSVSTTHSDSPTSSYRLQDITDVHLMARMQEASLRHDYVTTPARRSPKPGPSSLSSPRCQSPTPAAKQGSQSPTLARLHQQVTQFKLLKRAQNQASSPGRTRSPLGTSLRSLQAVRNSRSLDTDDCLSADHISYPPSGASSVNKGSTSWSPSISAAPMSLSLRSVRDSSERTPAGLRSQSLSPRRIPNSAKGCPSVRGRMRASPDRSTSEAWRRNVAFTPR; translated from the exons ATGGATCTTCAAAACCAAGTGGCAGGCGATTGGAGCCAGTACTTTTCCAATCAGCCACCGGTGGAGTTTGATACAATCGCTAACCATCATCTTCTCTGCAGTGAGTTGAGAGGCCGTCCTGTCCGGCTGGAGGGGAATTCAGATCCATACTGCCGCATATGGAAGGACGCCGAGCAAGCAAGTGTCAGGAATTGTAACAATCGGTCATTTGCCATGGACGCTAGAATAAGACTCAATGATTTGAAGTCAGGGTGTAATTCCCCTTTGCCTTGCGGTGCCACAGAAGGGATGTACAACTATAACTGTCAAAAAGACCGCTGGGACAGGGAAGAGCCACGGGAGGAAGAGTCTGCTTTGG TGGAGCTCCTCGATGTAGAGGACGAGGTGCAGGATGAAGAGAGCTG TGTTCCTCACAGGTTGTACGAGTCTCCAAAGcggcaggtgtgtgtggagagaagtGGCTCTGCTCTCAGATGGTGTCGACACGTCCTGGATGACCCCAGTCCTGAGACGAAGGCGGCATGTCGCTCACTTATAAATAGACTGGATCGAA GATCAAGCTGTCCTTTCTGCAGAGGTCCTGCAGGTTGACTTCATCATGTGGGCTTCATCAGGGACAAAACCTCCGTCAGCACCACACACTCTGACAGTCC GACCTCAAGCTACAGACTGCAGGACATCACGGATGTCCACCTCATGGCTCGTATGCAGGAAGCCA GTTTAAGGCATGACTATGTCACCACGCCTGCGAGGAGAAGCCCCAAG CCCGGTCCATCGTCACTGAGCTCTCCCCGTTGCCAgtcaccaacaccagcagctaaGCAGGGCAGCCAAAGTCCAACACTGGCCAGACTTCACCAGCAAGTCACTCAGTTCAAGCTGCTGAAACGCGCTCAGAATCAAG CATCGTCACCAGGCCGGACCAGGTCCCCTCTGGGCACCAGCCTCCGCTCCCTGCAGGCTGTAAGGAACAGCCGAAGTCTGGACACTGACGACTGCCTATCTGCTGACCATATCTCTTACCCACCATCAG GTGCATCATCCGTCAATAAGGGGTCGACGAGTTGGTCTCCATCAATCTCTGCAGCGCCCATGAGCCTCAGCTTGCGCTCAGTGAGAGACTCCTCAGAGAGGACGCCGGCCGGGCTGAGGTCTCAGTCTCTCAGCCCCCGCAGGATCCCTAACTCTGCTAAGGGGTGCCCGTCTGTTCGTGGGCGCATGCGTGCCTCACCTGACAGGTCGACCAGTGAAGCGTGGCGCAGAAATGTTGCTTTCACTCCAAGGTGA